GGCAGCGGCTCACGGCCGACCCGTCGATCCGTCGGGAAGCGATCCACCACGCCGAACTCCGACCTGATGGCACAGTGTTGCTACTCGCGGAGGCGAGTGGCGACCGGGAGCGGTACGAGGAGATCTCCGAATCGTCACCGTACGTGCTCGAAGAACACGCTACGGGGCGCGACCGGTGGCTGGCGATCAGCCAGTTCGAACCGAACGAGGCCATCAGACGCATACTGACAATGCAGTCCGAAGCCGAGGTCGTCGTGGACACGCCCATTAGGTTCACCGACGACGGGACGGCTCGCGTCACCTACCTCGGGACCGAGCGGGCGCTCACGGCGCTGTTCCAGAAGACGGTCGATGCGGAGGGGTTCACCGTCGAAGTCACCGAAACTGGGACCTACGAACCGACCGACGACGCGTTCGCGAACGTCCTCACAGATCGCCAGCAGGACGTCCTCGAGGCCGCAATCGACGTCGGCTACTACAGCGTCCCGCGTGAAGCGACCCACGAAGACGTGGCCGAGACCGTCGGCATCGCACCGACCACCGCCGGCGATCACCTGCGGAAGATCGAATCGCGGGTACTCGGGACCCGCACCGAGTGACAGCGCGGCCGCTCGACGGTCGGAAAACGGAGCGGAATCGGCCTCAGAGTGCGTGGCCGGCGACGGGCTGTTTGGTCTCGATCTCGGTGTTGTAGCAGACGTTACAGGTGTACTCGTTGAGCTTCGTCGTCTCGTCGTTCAGCGCCATCCGCGCCCCGCACTGTGGGCAGTACATTATGATTGTATAAGGGATGCAGTAGACCTTAGTTCTTTGCATCTGATAGATATGGTGACGGTCCCCACGGTAGAGAGTGGCATATTCGGTCGGGGCGCGAACGCCGGCAGCGGCGGACAGACGGTCGCTCAGGCGGTGTCGGGGATCGGATCGGCGACGACGACGGCTTCGCCGTCGATTACCTGCTCGCCGTCGGCGCTGACCGCGGTGGTGAGCCGGTAGCGGTCGTTGCCCAGGTCCTCGACGACCTCGCACTCGGCGGTGACCTCGCTCCCGATGTCGACGGGACCGAGGTAGCTGGTGTCCTGCGAGAGGTAGATGATGAGGCCGGGCAGGCGCGCGAGCGCGGCGCTGATCACGCCGGTGACGAGCGACCCGTGCGCGATGGGGCGGCCGAAGCGGGTCCCCTCGGCGTACGCCGGGTCGAGGTGAAGGCGGTTGGTGTCGCCGCTAACCTCCGCGAAGGACTCGACGTCGGCCTGCGAGAGGGGCTTGGTGAACCGGACCACGTCGCCGACCTCGATGCGGTCGTCGCGGGGCCCGAGGCTCTCGAACGTCCAGTCATCGCGTTCGTAGGCGGTGTCGACGCGCTCGCGGTGGTGGCGGTCGACGTCGACGGCCCGGTCCCGGACGATCGCGCGGCGGGTGAAGTGGGGGAGGTAGTAGGAGACGTCCGTCGTCGTGAGGATACCGACCAGCGAGCCCGCGTCCAGGACGGGGAGTTTCTTGATCCGGTGCTCCCGGAACAGGTCGACGGCCATCTCGATCTCGTCGCCGGCGTCGACGGTTATCACCGGCGCGGCCATGCAGTCCGCCGCGGTGAGGGTCTCCGGGTCGCGGCCCTCGGCCACGATACCCACCACGTCGGACTCCGTGACGATGCCGACCGGCTCACCAGCCTCGACGACGACGGCCGAGCCGATCCCCCGCCGGTGAAGCAGTCGAGCCACCGCGGCGGCGTCGAGATCGGGGCCGATCGTCTCCACTGTGGGGTTCATGACGTCCCGGACTGTGACGGGCGCGAGCATCGCGTGAACACTCGACGGCGGCGTCCCTATGCCTTGGGGTCCCCGGACGCCGGCCTCGCCGCTCAAGTGCCTGGGGGTTCAGGGGCCGGTATGGACCGCTCCGTCGCCGCGTTCGCCGCCCTGGTCGTCCTCGTCCTCACCGCCGGCTGTGTGGGCCTCTCGCCGGACACGCAATCGGCCCCTGAACCGCCCGAAGACGCCGACCTCGCAGCGAGCTACCCGGTGACCGTGACGGCCGTCGTCGACGGCGACACGATCAAGATCCGATTCGAGAACGGGACCCAGGACACGGTTCGCTTGCTGGGCGTCGA
Above is a genomic segment from Halorientalis sp. LT38 containing:
- a CDS encoding helix-turn-helix domain-containing protein, producing the protein MRYLTVLVRPTEGDAFHPLGQRLTADPSIRREAIHHAELRPDGTVLLLAEASGDRERYEEISESSPYVLEEHATGRDRWLAISQFEPNEAIRRILTMQSEAEVVVDTPIRFTDDGTARVTYLGTERALTALFQKTVDAEGFTVEVTETGTYEPTDDAFANVLTDRQQDVLEAAIDVGYYSVPREATHEDVAETVGIAPTTAGDHLRKIESRVLGTRTE
- a CDS encoding CBS domain-containing protein, which gives rise to MLAPVTVRDVMNPTVETIGPDLDAAAVARLLHRRGIGSAVVVEAGEPVGIVTESDVVGIVAEGRDPETLTAADCMAAPVITVDAGDEIEMAVDLFREHRIKKLPVLDAGSLVGILTTTDVSYYLPHFTRRAIVRDRAVDVDRHHRERVDTAYERDDWTFESLGPRDDRIEVGDVVRFTKPLSQADVESFAEVSGDTNRLHLDPAYAEGTRFGRPIAHGSLVTGVISAALARLPGLIIYLSQDTSYLGPVDIGSEVTAECEVVEDLGNDRYRLTTAVSADGEQVIDGEAVVVADPIPDTA